A genomic region of Arvicola amphibius chromosome 7, mArvAmp1.2, whole genome shotgun sequence contains the following coding sequences:
- the LOC119819536 gene encoding 60S ribosomal protein L11-like, with protein MSPDQGEKENPMRELCIRKLCLNICVGESRDRLTRAAKVLEQLTGQTPVFSKARYTIRSFGIRRNEKTAVHCTVRGAKAEEILEKGLKVREYELRKNNFSDTGNFGFGIQEHIDLGIKYDPSIGIYGLDFYVVLGRPGFSIAEKKRRTG; from the coding sequence ATGTCGCCAGATCAAGGTGAAAAGGAGAACCCCATGAGGGAACTTTGCATCCGCAAGCTCTGCCTCAATATCTGTGTTGGGGAGAGCAGGGACAGACTGACCCGGGCAGCCAAGGTGCTGGAGCAGCTCACAGGCCAGACACCTGTCTTTTCCAAAGCTAGGTACACCATCAGGTCCTTCGGCatcaggagaaatgaaaagactGCTGTTCACTGTACTGTCCGTGGAGCCAAGGCAGAAGAAATTCTGGAGAAAGGCCTGAAGGTGCGGGAGTATGAGTTGCGGAAAAATAACTTCTCGGATACTGGGAACTTTGGCTTTGGGATTCAAGAACACATTGATCTGGGCATCAAATATGACCCAAGCATTGGGATCTACGGCCTGGACTTCTATGTGGTGCTGGGCAGGCCAGGTTTCAGCATCGCAGAAAAGAAGCGCAGGACAGGCTGA